In Macadamia integrifolia cultivar HAES 741 chromosome 5, SCU_Mint_v3, whole genome shotgun sequence, a single window of DNA contains:
- the LOC122079279 gene encoding UDP-glycosyltransferase 74B1 has translation MGREQEEQVRGGHVVVMPYPSQGHINPLLQFAKRLVSKGLKATIATTHYTVKSIYATNIGVEAISDGYDEGGFPLAPDTGTYLTAFKTCGSKTLSELIRKFETTASPVTCVIYDAFLPWALDVAKQHGICGASFFTNSATVTCLFHRIHKGLHTLPIKIEDTPLSIPGLHKLDYPDLPGFVKSPDSYPAYLAMKLSQFHNLHQADWIFGNTFDDLELQLPAAEGVCELWRGTLIGPMIPSAYLDGQIEGDRGYGASLWKPLDHKCKKWLEQKPAGSVAYVSFGSLVALTPKQMEEIAWGLKESGRHFLWVVKESEREKLPQGFIEATEEKGLVVTWCQQLELLAHKAIGCFVTHCGWNSTLEALCLGVPMVGVPKFADQYTNAKFIENVWGVGVRAKEEDDKGTVGREELQLRLREVMDGKRSQEMRRNADKWRELAKKAVSKGGSSDNNINEFVAQVCSDGKKRVEEEKHMNGF, from the exons ATGGGGAGAGAGCAGGAAGAGCAAGTCCGGGGAGGTCATGTGGTGGTGATGCCATATCCAAGTCAAGGTCACATAAACCCACTTCTCCAATTTGCCAAACGCTTAGTCTCAAAAGGGCTCAAAGCCACAATAGCCACCACCCATTATACTGTCAAGTCTATTTACGCCACCAATATTGGCGTCGAAGCCATCTCCGATGGATACGACGAGGGTGGGTTTCCTCTCGCCCCTGATACGGGTACCTACCTCACGGCATTCAAGACCTGCGGGTCTAAAACCCTGAGTGAACTCATCAGGAAATTTGAAACCACAGCCTCCCCTGTTACCTGTGTTATATATGACGCTTTCCTTCCATGGGCACTTGATGTTGCCAAACAACACGGCATTTGTGGAGCTTCGTTCTTCACTAACTCTGCCACCGTCACCTGCTTATTCCATCGCATTCATAAAGGCCTCCATACTTTGCCTATTAAGATTGAAGATACACCTCTCTCCATACCTGGACTTCACAAATTGGACTACCCTGATTTACCTGGTTTTGTCAAATCCCCTGATTCCTATCCTGCTTATTTAGCTATGAAACTGAGTCAATTTCATAATCTTCACCAAGCTGATTGGATCTTCGGAAACACTTTTGACGATTTGGAGTTGCAACTCCCg GCTGCAGAAGGGGTATGTGAGCTATGGAGAGGAACATTGATTGGGCCGATGATCCCATCAGCTTACCTGGACGGGCAAATAGAGGGTGACAGAGGATATGGAGCTAGTCTCTGGAAGCCATTAGACCACAAATGCAAGAAATGGCTTGAACAAAAACCAGCTGGTTCTGTGGCCTATGTATCATTTGGAAGCTTGGTCGCATTAACTCCAAAACAAATGGAAGAAATTGCTTGGGGACTTAAGGAGAGTGGTCGCCATTTCTTATGGGTGGTGAAGGAATCTGAGCGTGAGAAATTGCCTCAAGGTTTCATTGAAGCAACTGAAGAGAAAGGGTTAGTAGTGACTTGGTGCCAACAACTAGAGTTGCTAGCACACAAAGCAATAGGCTGCTTTGTAACACATTGTGGATGGAATTCAACACTGGAGGCTCTGTGTCTTGGTGTGCCAATGGTGGGAGTGCCCAAGTTTGCAGATCAATACACGAATGCTAAGTTTATTGAGAACGTTTGGGGTGTGGGTGTGAGAGCTAAGGAGGAAGATGATAAGGGGACTGTGGGGAGAGAAGAACTTCAGTTGCGTTTAAGAGAAGTAATGGATGGAAAGAGAAGTCAGGAGATGAGAAGGAATGCTGATAAGTGGAGGGAGTTGGCCAAGAAAGCAGTTTCTAAAGGTGGAAGTTCAGATAACAATATTAATGAATTTGTTGCACAAGTTTGCAGTGATGGGAAGAAGAGAGTCGAGGAAGAGAAGCACATGAATGGATTTTAG